From a single Mus caroli chromosome X, CAROLI_EIJ_v1.1, whole genome shotgun sequence genomic region:
- the Lage3 gene encoding EKC/KEOPS complex subunit LAGE3, giving the protein MQTAHTGLSHTADGADGQTSRCCPGNAGTKAVIPCGAHPVTRALEASRNSSKSTVPLSQRPGIRLHRFALFVPFPTSLEAEIACGSLVPDVEPHRGLVGKELKVSGCMLEVRWIAEDSRLLRISIINFLDQLSLVVNTIQLFGPPVSC; this is encoded by the exons ATGCAGACAGCACACACAGGTTTAAGCCACACTGCAGATGGCGCCGATGGTCAGACTAGCCGCTGCTGTCCTGGTAATGCAGGCACAAAGGCAGTTATTCCCTGTGGAGCTCACCCTGTTACAAGAGCACTGGAAGCCTCCCGAAATTCCAGCAAAAGCACAGTGCCTTTAAGCCAAAGGCCTGGAATCCGACTTCACAGATT CGCCCTCTTCGTGCCTTTCCCGACCTCTTTGGAGGCAGAAATCGCCTGTGGGTCCCTAGTTCCAGATGTCGAACCACACCGAGGACTGGTAGGGAAGGAGCTTAAAGTGAGCGGCTGCATGCTGGAGGT ACGCTGGATCGCAGAAGATTCTCGCCTCCTCCGAATTTCCATCATCAACTTTCTTGACCAGCTTTCCCTAGTGGTGAACACCATACAGCTCTTTGGGCCCCCAGTTTCCTGTTAA
- the Ubl4a gene encoding ubiquitin-like protein 4A, giving the protein MQLTVKALQGRECSLQVAEDELVSTLKHLVSDKLNVPVRQQRLLFKGKALADEKRLSDYNIGPNSKLNLVVKPLEKVLLEEGSAHRLVDSPATPIWQLISKVLARHFSVADASRVLEQLQRDYDRSLSRLTLDDIERLASRFLHPEVTEAMEKGFCK; this is encoded by the exons ATGCAGCTGACCGTGAAGGCGCTCCAGGGCCGGGAATGTAGCCTACAG GTGGCGGAGGACGAGCTAGTGTCTACACTGAAGCACCTGGTCTCGGATAAGCTGAATGTCCCTGTGCGCCAGCAACGTCTGCTGTTCAAGGGCAAGGCCCTAGCAG ATGAAAAACGACTGTCAGATTACAACATTGGGCCCAATTCTAAGCTCAACCTAGTTGTTAAGCCTTTGGAGAAGGTGCTACTGGAAGAAGGGTCTGCCCACAGACTGGTCGACTCCCCAGCCACCCCCATCTGGCAGCTGATCTCCAAAGTCCTGGCCCGTCACTTCAGTGTAGCAGATGCCAGCAGGGTCCTGGAACAACTACAGAGG GATTATGACAGGTCCTTGAGCCGCCTAACACTGGATGACATCGAACGTTTGGCCAGCCGCTTTCTACACCCTGAAGTGACTGAGGCTATGGAAAAAGGGTTCTGCAAATAG
- the Slc10a3 gene encoding P3 protein, translating to MVVRKIRGSSQQLPGLGGQGGCTGFIGMLGTALVFISLPWGAQVMASANISTALGHTSGHYLSIGDGSVTEFDFPEKSEGIIVISSQYFGQANGTGPSPTLKVISLDTEVLTIKNVSAITWGSGGGFVVGIHSGLAGLAPLHLQLMDFYEAPPLLIEERRDFCIRVSPAEDLPSALNTNLGHFSENPILYLLLPLIFVNKCSFGCKVELEVLKELLQSPQPMLLGLLGQFLVMPFYAFLMAKVFMLPKALALGLIITCSSPGGGGSYLFSLLLGGDVTLAISMTFISTVAATGFLPLSSAIYSYLLSIHETLHVPISKILGTLLFIAIPIAAGVVIKSKLPKFSELLLQVIKPFSFVLLLGGLFLAYHMGVFILVGVRLPIVLVGFTVPIVGLLVGYSLAICLKLPVAQRRTVSIEVGVQNSLLALAMLQLSLRRLQADYASQAPFIVALSGTSEMLALVIGQFIYSILFPVP from the coding sequence ATGGTGGTCAGGAAAATCAGAGGTAGCTCCCAGCAGTTGCCTGGCCTGGGAGGACAGGGTGGTTGTACAGGTTTTATAGGCATGCTTGGAACTGCACTGGTGTTCATCAGCCTGCCATGGGGAGCCCAAGTGATGGCCAGTGCCAACATCAGTACTGCTCTGGGCCACACAAGTGGTCACTATTTGAGTATTGGGGATGGCTCTGTGACAGAATTTGATTTCCCTGAGAAGAGTGAGGGTATCATTGTGATCTCTAGCCAATACTTTGGACAGGCCAATGGGACAGGCCCCAGCCCCACACTTAAGGTTATATCCCTGGACACAGAGGTGCTGACCATTAAGAATGTGAGTGCCATAACCTGGGGCAGTGGAGGTGGCTTTGTGGTAGGCATCCACTCGGGTCTAGCTGGGCTGGCCCCACTCCACCTCCAGCTCATGGATTTCTATGAGGCCCCACCCCTGCTGATCGAAGAACGGAGAGATTTCTGCATCAGGGTGTCACCTGCTGAAGACCTCCCTTCTGCTCTCAACACCAACTTGGGCCACTTCTCAGAGAACCCAATactctacctgcttctgcctcttatcTTTGTCAACAAGTGTTCATTTGGTTGCAAAGTGGAACTTGAAGTTTTGAAGGAGCTCCTACAGAGCCCCCAACCCATGCTGTTGGGCCTCTTGGGCCAGTTTCTGGTCATGCCTTTCTATGCTTTCCTGATGGCCAAAGTCTTCATGCTACCCAAGGCCTTGGCTCTGGGCCTCATCATTACCTGCTCATCACCTGGTGGTGGAGGGAGCTACCTCTTCAGTCTCCTCCTTGGAGGAGATGTCACCCTGGCCATCTCCATGACTTTCATCTCAACAGTAGCTGCCACTGGTTTCCTACCACTCTCATCAGCCATCTACAGCTACCTTCTCAGCATCCATGAAACACTCCACGTGCCCATCTCCAAGATATTGGGGACCCTGCTGTTTATTGCCATCCCCATAGCAGCGGGTGTGGTGATCAAATCTAAGCTCCCCAAGTTCTCTGAACTACTGCTACAGGTCATCAAGCCCTTCAGCTTTGTACTTCTCCTGGGTGGCCTATTCCTGGCCTACCACATGGGGGTCTTCATCCTAGTGGGAGTCAGGTTACCCATTGTACTAGTGGGTTTCACAGTGCCTATTGTTGGCCTCTTGGTGGGCTACAGCCTGGCCATCTGCCTGAAGCTGCCAGTGGCTCAGCGAAGAACAGTCAGCATTGAGGTAGGGGTGCAAAACAGCCTGCTAGCCTTAGCCATGCTACAGCTGTCTCTGCGCCGCCTTCAAGCAGACTATGCCTCTCAGGCCCCTTTCATTGTGGCACTGAGTGGTACCTCCGAGATGTTGGCTTTGGTTATTGGCCAGTTCATCTATAGCATCTTGTTTCCTGTTCCCTGA
- the Fam3a gene encoding protein FAM3A has translation MRLAGPLRIVALIIIMGLTWILVTILLGGPGVGLPRIQQFFTSPENSVTAEPRARKYKCGLPQPCPEEHLSFRIVSGAANVIGPKICLEDKMLMSSIKDNVGRGLNIALVNGVSGELLEARAFDMWAGDVNDLLKFIRPLHEGTLVFVASYDDPATKMNEETRKLFSELGSRNAKDLAFRDSWVFVGAKGVQNKSPFEQHMKNSKHTNKYEGWPEALEMEGCIPRRSIAG, from the exons ATGAGGTTGGCAG GCCCCCTGCGCATCGTGGCCCTAATCATCATTATGGGTCTCACCTGGATCCTAGTCACCATCCTCCTAGGTGGTCCTGGTGTTGGCCTTCCTCGAATTCAGCAGTTCTTCACCA GCCCAGAGAACTCAGTGACTGCAG AACCAAGGGCCAGGAAGTACAAATGCGGCCTGCCCCAGCCTTGTCCTGAAGAGCACCTGAGCTTTCGAATAGTCAGCGGGGCTGCCAATGTCATCGGGCCCAAGATCTGCCTCGAGGACAAGAT gctcATGAGCAGCATCAAGGACAATGTGGGCCGTGGCCTGAACATCGCCCTGGTGAATG GGGTCAGTGGTGAACTCCTAGAAGCCAGAGCCTTTGACATGTGGGCTGGAG ATGTCAATGATCTCTTGAAATTCATCCGGCCACTGCATGAAGGTACCCTGGTGTTTGTGGCATCCTATGATGATCCAGCTACCAA GATGAATGAAGAGACCAGGAAGCTTTTTTCTGAGCTGGGCAGCAGGAATGCCAAGGATCTAGCCTTCCGTGACAGCTGGGTGTTTGTGGGAGCCAAAGGTGTGCAGAACAAGAGCCCTTTTGAGCAG CATATGAAGAACAGTAAGCACACCAACAAGTATGAGGGCTGGCCAGAGGCCCTGGAGATGGAAGGCTGTATCCCTCGAAGGAGCATAGCGGGCTAG